The following proteins come from a genomic window of Dermacentor albipictus isolate Rhodes 1998 colony chromosome 8, USDA_Dalb.pri_finalv2, whole genome shotgun sequence:
- the LOC135915230 gene encoding uncharacterized protein, producing the protein MKISRVFCLVFGLVLCPVCEAKLGLALVPYVWASNLAKDAAHTLIAYKLSLATKALAMITGNRSFRATISYDSHLERYGDAPAAAVEDDLVRGALRSVASITAAPNPDHVENEVKVEWLPSVPKPAIRLPTLPPMPNIVVPKVVVPQLPRIVVPKLMVPKIVMSEVAVPDVVQSKVDLLTNKINKLGSKSAAILGGPKYVSGYVQGGFRVGHGTAPVADVHLHSNPEPTPVSPVKPRQLTVVKDNPQLEQDVTLVSAPVNHSRPVRSVDAGVMGRYFRFIQANDEGRCVALMVCSMAAHPQHFGVYGRKVADFFDDVKPSAFSPVAPYKEASRVGRSGRSCRSRYSTCRMDPKYLARLGESHVHVL; encoded by the exons ATGAAGATCTCCAGAGTCTTCTGCTTGGTCTTCGGCCTCGTCCTCTGCCCAGTCTGCGAAGCCAAGCTGGGCCTCGCCTTGGTGCCGTACGTGTGGGCTAGTAACCTGGCCAAGGATGCGGCGCACACGCTGATCGCCTACAAGCTGTCTCTGGCTACGAAGGCGCTCGCCATGATCACCGGTAACCGTTCCTTCAGGGCCACCATCTCCTACGACTCTCACCTTGAGCGCTACGGAGATGCTCCTGCAGCGGCCGTTGAAGACGACCTGGTCCGGGGTGCTCTTAGGAGCGTCGCGTCTATTACGGCTGCTCCGAATCCAGATCATGTAGAAAACGAG GTCAAAGTTGAGTGGCTGCCCAGCGTGCCGAAGCCCGCGATACGCCTTCCTACGCTGCCGCCGATGCCCAATATTGTGGTCCCTAAGGTAGTGGTTCCCCAGCTTCCAAGGATTGTGGTGCCCAAGCTGATGGTCCCCAAGATCGTCATGTCGGAGGTTGCTGTTCCTGACGTCGTGCAGTCTAAGGTTGACCTGCTGACCAACAAGATCAACAAGCTGGGCAGCAAGTCCGCCGCGATTCTTGGCGGTCCGAAGTACGTAAGCGGATACGTTCAGGGCGGCTTCCGCGTTGGTCATGGAACTGCTCCCGTCGCTGACGTCCACTTGCATTCCAATCCCGAGCCGACTCCAGTCTCCCCCGTCAAGCCACGACAGTTGACCGTTGTGAAAGACAACCCTCAGCTCGAGCAGGACGTGACCCTCGTGTCGGCGCCCGTCAACCACAGCCGTCCTGTCCGTTCCGTCGACGCCGGCGTGATGGGCCGTTACTTTAGGTTTATTCAAGCCAACGACGAAGGGCGCTGCGTGGCGCTGATGGTTTGCTCCATGGCCGCGCACCCCCAACACTTCGGCGTCTATGGTCGCAAGGTCGCCGACTTCTTCGATGACGTCAAGCCCTCGGCGTTCTCCCCAGTGGCGCCCTACAAGGAAGCGTCGCGTGTGGGTCGCAGCGGGCGTTCCTGTCGGTCCCGCTATTCAACTTGCCGGATGGATCCCAAGTACCTGGCCCGGCTCGGTGAATCGCATGTCCACGTGCTCTAG